The following coding sequences are from one Eleginops maclovinus isolate JMC-PN-2008 ecotype Puerto Natales chromosome 13, JC_Emac_rtc_rv5, whole genome shotgun sequence window:
- the dtnbp1b gene encoding dystrobrevin binding protein 1b isoform X2 yields the protein MIARTDTPSNRARAVELDTEHAQRVPGAEQGGAPTPQVKLKERQKFFEEAFQQDMEQYLSTGYLQIAERRGPIGSMSSMEVNVDMLEQMDLMDMSDHEALDVFLHSGGEDNSVASPVAGPDIESFTTEISLQVPTQAELRHKLSSLSSTCTDSASQDTEAGEEDEDEEEDEETEQGGGGSVGGSGGGGRRRRPPVVVTLDEEEVHLDTALVDGVEEQSSKDCEASRPKV from the exons ATGATTGCCAGGACAGACACGCCAAGTAACAGAGCGAGAGCAG TGGAGCTAGACACGGAGCACGCACAGAGGGTCCCCGGGGCCGAACAGGGAGGAGCCCCGACCCCCCAGGTCAAGCTGAAAGAAAGGCAGAAGTTCTTTGAGGAGGCCTTCCAACAAGACATGGAGCAGTACCTGTCCACTGGCTACCTGCAGATCgctgagaggagag GGCCAATAGGAAGCATGTCGTCCATGGAGGTGAACGTGGACATGCTGGAGCAGATGGATCTGATGGACATGTCTGACCATGAAGCCCTGGATGTGTTTCTGCACTCTGGAGGAGAGGATAACAGCGTGGCCTCGCCTGTCGCAG gtCCAGACATTGAGTCCTTCACCACAGAGATCAGTCTCCAGGTCCCCACCCAGGCCGAGCTGCGCCACAAGCTCTCCTCCCTGTCCTCCACCTGCACCGACTCAGCCAGCCAGGACACAGAGGCcggggaggaggatgaggacgaGGAAGAAGACGAGGAGACAGAGCAAGGAGGAGGCGGGAGTGTCGGAGGatcagggggaggaggaaggaggagacgGCCCCCCGTGGTGGTGACCCTGGATGAAGAGGAAGTGCACCTTGATACAGCGCTGGTGGACGGGGTGGAGGAGCAGAGCAGCAAAGACTGTGAGGCGAGCAGGCCAAAAGTTTGA
- the dtnbp1b gene encoding dystrobrevin binding protein 1b isoform X4, with product MEQYLSTGYLQIAERRGPIGSMSSMEVNVDMLEQMDLMDMSDHEALDVFLHSGGEDNSVASPVAGPDIESFTTEISLQVPTQAELRHKLSSLSSTCTDSASQDTEAGEEDEDEEEDEETEQGGGGSVGGSGGGGRRRRPPVVVTLDEEEVHLDTALVDGVEEQSSKDCEASRPKV from the exons ATGGAGCAGTACCTGTCCACTGGCTACCTGCAGATCgctgagaggagag GGCCAATAGGAAGCATGTCGTCCATGGAGGTGAACGTGGACATGCTGGAGCAGATGGATCTGATGGACATGTCTGACCATGAAGCCCTGGATGTGTTTCTGCACTCTGGAGGAGAGGATAACAGCGTGGCCTCGCCTGTCGCAG gtCCAGACATTGAGTCCTTCACCACAGAGATCAGTCTCCAGGTCCCCACCCAGGCCGAGCTGCGCCACAAGCTCTCCTCCCTGTCCTCCACCTGCACCGACTCAGCCAGCCAGGACACAGAGGCcggggaggaggatgaggacgaGGAAGAAGACGAGGAGACAGAGCAAGGAGGAGGCGGGAGTGTCGGAGGatcagggggaggaggaaggaggagacgGCCCCCCGTGGTGGTGACCCTGGATGAAGAGGAAGTGCACCTTGATACAGCGCTGGTGGACGGGGTGGAGGAGCAGAGCAGCAAAGACTGTGAGGCGAGCAGGCCAAAAGTTTGA
- the dtnbp1b gene encoding dystrobrevin binding protein 1b isoform X1: MSTTPGATDGSQRNSLELDTEHAQRVPGAEQGGAPTPQVKLKERQKFFEEAFQQDMEQYLSTGYLQIAERRGPIGSMSSMEVNVDMLEQMDLMDMSDHEALDVFLHSGGEDNSVASPVAGPDIESFTTEISLQVPTQAELRHKLSSLSSTCTDSASQDTEAGEEDEDEEEDEETEQGGGGSVGGSGGGGRRRRPPVVVTLDEEEVHLDTALVDGVEEQSSKDCEASRPKV, from the exons ATGTCCACCACGCCTGGTGCAACAGACGGGAGCCAGAGGAACTCTT TGGAGCTAGACACGGAGCACGCACAGAGGGTCCCCGGGGCCGAACAGGGAGGAGCCCCGACCCCCCAGGTCAAGCTGAAAGAAAGGCAGAAGTTCTTTGAGGAGGCCTTCCAACAAGACATGGAGCAGTACCTGTCCACTGGCTACCTGCAGATCgctgagaggagag GGCCAATAGGAAGCATGTCGTCCATGGAGGTGAACGTGGACATGCTGGAGCAGATGGATCTGATGGACATGTCTGACCATGAAGCCCTGGATGTGTTTCTGCACTCTGGAGGAGAGGATAACAGCGTGGCCTCGCCTGTCGCAG gtCCAGACATTGAGTCCTTCACCACAGAGATCAGTCTCCAGGTCCCCACCCAGGCCGAGCTGCGCCACAAGCTCTCCTCCCTGTCCTCCACCTGCACCGACTCAGCCAGCCAGGACACAGAGGCcggggaggaggatgaggacgaGGAAGAAGACGAGGAGACAGAGCAAGGAGGAGGCGGGAGTGTCGGAGGatcagggggaggaggaaggaggagacgGCCCCCCGTGGTGGTGACCCTGGATGAAGAGGAAGTGCACCTTGATACAGCGCTGGTGGACGGGGTGGAGGAGCAGAGCAGCAAAGACTGTGAGGCGAGCAGGCCAAAAGTTTGA
- the dtnbp1b gene encoding dystrobrevin binding protein 1b isoform X3 has protein sequence MSTTPGATDGSQRNSLELDTEHAQRVPGAEQGGAPTPQVKLKERQKFFEEAFQQDMEQYLSTGYLQIAERRGSMSSMEVNVDMLEQMDLMDMSDHEALDVFLHSGGEDNSVASPVAGPDIESFTTEISLQVPTQAELRHKLSSLSSTCTDSASQDTEAGEEDEDEEEDEETEQGGGGSVGGSGGGGRRRRPPVVVTLDEEEVHLDTALVDGVEEQSSKDCEASRPKV, from the exons ATGTCCACCACGCCTGGTGCAACAGACGGGAGCCAGAGGAACTCTT TGGAGCTAGACACGGAGCACGCACAGAGGGTCCCCGGGGCCGAACAGGGAGGAGCCCCGACCCCCCAGGTCAAGCTGAAAGAAAGGCAGAAGTTCTTTGAGGAGGCCTTCCAACAAGACATGGAGCAGTACCTGTCCACTGGCTACCTGCAGATCgctgagaggagag GAAGCATGTCGTCCATGGAGGTGAACGTGGACATGCTGGAGCAGATGGATCTGATGGACATGTCTGACCATGAAGCCCTGGATGTGTTTCTGCACTCTGGAGGAGAGGATAACAGCGTGGCCTCGCCTGTCGCAG gtCCAGACATTGAGTCCTTCACCACAGAGATCAGTCTCCAGGTCCCCACCCAGGCCGAGCTGCGCCACAAGCTCTCCTCCCTGTCCTCCACCTGCACCGACTCAGCCAGCCAGGACACAGAGGCcggggaggaggatgaggacgaGGAAGAAGACGAGGAGACAGAGCAAGGAGGAGGCGGGAGTGTCGGAGGatcagggggaggaggaaggaggagacgGCCCCCCGTGGTGGTGACCCTGGATGAAGAGGAAGTGCACCTTGATACAGCGCTGGTGGACGGGGTGGAGGAGCAGAGCAGCAAAGACTGTGAGGCGAGCAGGCCAAAAGTTTGA